gttaattctgtgtaatttgtagggacctcaacagagggccccgattttaccctctcttcccattcaatctattgttccctaccctactcaaccctaaaccaactattgaaataccaaaatgctgtattatacggcagtgtgaaatataaggacgaactagcaacaacaaaggtgtcatctcttatctcaatcttggaagttgaacggtcgacaccgccaacaagagttccatttccaacaactAGTTTGTGGAAATTTCACTGTTGTAAAGAATATGGAAATAGTAAATGAATACCAACAATAAAACTTATTCaagatctttttatttttcatgttagTTAAAACATTACAATTAATTGAGTTCAATTTGttggacaaaaaaaacttagGCTTAAATACAAGtgattaaataaaaacctgTTGGGCAGTAAGTGAATCAGCAAATGGGGCTACAAGTTTACTTGTGGCGAAATAGAACACCAGCCCAAATGTAATAGAAATAGGCAAAGCAGGAAGGGCTTTACGGAAGATTGCCAGTAGCAGCAAAGTCAGACACAATCCCTAGAATAGGAAAATTCAGaaggtcaaaataaatcatGTTAAAATTATACATTAACTCTTACAATCAGGATTGCAACAAAGCAGGCAATTGTTGTGTTCCAATCTCCATATGAAGAGGCCTTTCCAACCAAGACGctgtagaaaataaaatcacctAATCCAAGCTTTATGCCTCCTATAATAAAATCACACTTTGAGTTGAAATCCACATTTTAAACAGAATTTAAAACTTACTTTcttcctcatcatcatcaatttcttctgTAACTGGTTGGGGTTGAGGTGCAGCTCTAGGAGCCTCTGCGGCCGCGGCTTGAACTCTGTGTCTTCTTGCTTCAGTTCTCTGCTCGGCCTCCTGACTCCAGGCGGGTGTGAAGCCACCGTCTGTAGGGCTCCTTGGTCCATTGGCAGCAGTTTCATTATTGCTAGTGGAATTGCTTGTTGATGACTGGTCTGTGGCCATTACAGCCATGTATGCGACCGTAGCTAAATAagttaaatagaaaaatgaattgaaattcatcCATTCTATAAGAATATCTATATAAAACTTCATACAAGAATAAATAAGAGCAGGGAAAAGTGGCTCATTCCTAGACTGTGCCGTCTCCACCAAAATCCGTAAAGGTCCACGAGGGGAGAGAACTGCTACCAAGTCTGAAAACAATAACATATAAAACATGGAATCAACAGTATCTTTGAAATTCAAGGGAAAATGCCAAGATTTACcccaaatggaaatcacaCCCAGAACAACCCATGTAGTCCATTCAGGGAGATATTTGATAAAAACTAATGCCATGAGCGCAGCAACAAAGATCAAGTAGGCTTGTTGTAATTGAAGAGGGGCTTTCCAATGAATTGCAATCATTCCAACAACTCCGAAATTCCACATGATGAAGAGTAGTGAAATATAGTCTAATGGAATATTGTATGTTCTCAAAACCtcactgaaaaaaaacaaaatgttgagtatacaaaatttatgtttaaaaatttcacttaCCCTAGGTAAAGGTATGCAAATATGAACAGCAGCATCAGCGAGGACATTATCAACCATCCATGAATAATTTTATAGCAGCGATATTTATAcaacataattaaaaaaactgtcaTCACTACAATGACACCCAAAAGAATGGCTGCATTAGCAACAGCATTCCACACTTTGGTTCCAGTGTCAGGACTATCTTCATGGAATGGTGTATAAACTCTACAAAAATGCCAATGAAAAATTAACACATACATTTACAAACTTGAGAAACACAATACTCACAAATAAATTCCTTTTTGCGTGTAGTATGTGACTGAGCTTATTGTGGCCACCACAACCATCATGCATAGCGAAACAGGGACAAAGAGTTTAATTACATGGGCTGCTCCATATTTTaactcttcttcatcttcaagcTCATCTTGATCAACTGGATTTCGGCTTAGTTCTCTGGGTATTTGCTGTCGCTCTTGTAAAGCAGGGTTAGTATTTGATCGAGAAGGCACACGTTCATTGGGAATAAGAGAAGCTCCGTTCTCTGGTGGATTCGACGAAGTTGATGAACGTGGACTAGACATTCCAATAATATCAATTTTATAGGCTTGATgatgaaaatcaaacaacCATATCCGGGAGAAGTCAAAACCcaaatattattattggtaTTTACTATTTAGCAATTGCAGTAATCTAATGCAACTTTAGTTATGCCGTGTGTCAAACTTTTAGCTGTCAAACCTCAAAGgctcaaacacacacactgtcTGACTGTGGGCGGCATCCGGCAGGCGGCAACGCagcttaaaataaaacatttctacGGAATCGTTCCGcagaaactaaataaataaataaggttCCGCTTTCATAGTATCTCGAACTCCGCACACTGATACAAATTACGCAACAATCACATTATTAAATTTAGAGCTTTTTTAACGCCgtaattgaaaatgaagagagaTTTTTTACCCCTGCTACTTTAACCATTTATGCCAATTGCAAACCTACCTTATAATTAatattgaattcttttttaattaaaacaattgcCAAATTTGAGATCATTTCGGGAACAGTCAACACAATCACAGTTTTAACGTATTTTTTACTGTATTTTTTCCAAACACAATTAAATCAATGCATTATTTACTGATTCGTATTTCtcgcaaataaaaaactataaTAAATTGTCACAATACGtatatttgttttgtcaatAGAACGAATGAATAAGCCGCCGGGGAAAAACACGTTGTCAATTGTCAACTTGATATTAGAAGATCTACCGTGACGCGGATTTTATATTGTTTTCAATAGCTTTAAATATGATGGAATCTTTTatgaaaaattctgaaaacaTAGAAACATAATTAGACTCTCTTCGTATTCTTACACttggattaaaaaattaaaaaaataagaaaaaataactattTTTATAACTTTACCTGCTTTTTCAGTGATTTCAACCGGATTTACGGTCGTCGACGAAATCTCGGGGTCATCTGGACCCAACAAAAGAACACAAGGGACGACAACAGCGGTaacgacaaagaaaataattatgcCAATGACAATCCATTTTGTCAATTTtcctataaaagaaaatgatcgttaaaaatgtaacaaaaattaaactcaAATAGATATTAATAATCACCGCAACACATGCACGCCGCACAGCAAGCTAGGCACATTGTGAATTTATGACTTATCGATGCGTTCCTCCAGATTCTACTTCACCTAGAACACTAAATCAATATCGATTTTGGTGGCTAAATGGCATTGAATATGAAGGgatatatgtatatttttttagtagTCGTTTTGACGCACGAACTTTTATCTATGGCTGGTCAACATTGCACGATACCGATAAGATTGCATGAAGAAAtaattctctcttttcctttcagcTTTTGTCGGTAGTTCATTGGGAATTGAAGTCATTTGAGGTTATGTGTACATGTATACAAATGTAATCGAATGCTTGCGTCTCAAATGCATAGGTCTGAAAGAGAATTTCATTTTAGCTTTCTTTCGTCAGAAAATCTATGGCAGAAAATTACGGACGGGAAATTACCTCCGTTGTTGAACACCAGCGGGACAAACCGGAAAGTATTTCGAAACGTAAAGTAAGATAAGCGTATCGTGTTCTATATCCTAGCGCTACATACTGATTTGACTATAATGTTTGATTCGTCAAAATCCAGTAATTTAATCCACTCTTTTAACAGACTGTCGTGGGTAGCATTTATATCACTTAAGTACATTTCTTAGGTCATCTCTCTTTATCTAGAGTTTTATAATATTCCGTTTCTGTTTCCCGTCTCGTAACTCTCGTTGACGTAAACAATACAGATTTTCAAAAGTCTCTGTATAacatgtaacatttttttttcgaaatgcattatgtttgtatttttcaaatagaaaagatgttcttttttatcaatcaTTATTAAGTGCATAAATCCACATGAGGATTATAAAATAGCACACGTCTTTAAAATTCAAGATAACCATCATAAGCTGAAATCTGAAAGCTTGgtttgatgagaaacattcaGGTCGACATAGGCTTAGCACTGGTTCCAATTgctttgaaaattattgaattctGTAGTAAGTCTATTGAAGGTGAATTAAAGCATTACACTTGAATTAGcgtaattgaaataataaaaaaaaaattatttctaaaaaaaaaattacccatGGCAACAGCAGGACTTGGCGAAGTCGGACTAGTTTCGTCATCAGGACCCAATAAAACAATGCAAGACGTTACGATCGAGACCAcaacgaaaataattaaaccAATGACAATCCATTTCGTCAATTTTCCTGAAACATAATTAATCGAgtagaataaaaaattcgaattcgTGTAAAGatacaattagaaaataatgggtctacttaaaaaaagtaaattcgGAAAAATTCTAACCACAGCATGTGCACATCGCAGCGCAGGCATTGCACATTTTCAAGGGTTCTGATTCTGATCTGCTTTGTTCTGCCTGAAATGCTAAAATAACAATGACCGATGGTCAACCAATacaacaacttttaaaaatctaattattaCTCATCTCTGGCCAAATAGAAGTGAAGATAAGATTTTTAtctgttttcaaattcttcaacTTTCTGTTCACTTGAAAGATTCATTTACTTTACTGTACATCACTACATTGACATTCGATCGTTAAGTTCCAGagtatttttttgtctcaGCGCCTGTAACTTTAGGAGTTTTCACTTTGTTCCAGGCAAACGTAACGGAGCTATGCGCATGTATTTGTAGAACTATCCGTTTAGATcccatttcttaaaaaaaaaaaaaataccagttCAACACGATAGATTAGTATGCTGCACACACTGCAAAGTCAACGTTTCACAACGTGATGCGCAAAGTGCatgtaattgatttttgttatCGTAAGGCTAAAGTGACCTTACAGTTGTTGCTAAACATTTCcggatttaaaatttcaatttcgaaGGTaaccgttttttgtttttgtttttcatttttaagcaTAAAAAGGTTCAACTTATTCCTCTTTCTGCAGtaattccttatttttcaGCTGATAatccaaattttaaagaaattctgGTGCCTTTTGCAATACGTTAAGCAAGTATGAAACCAGCAGTAAGCGAAGGCGCTTATTGCTAATTAACTAATGGCCCCATTTTAGCACGAAAGGGGACTCACATTTGCCTCAAAAAGATACATGCGTAGCAAAATTGGGGCTATCCATACTACAAACTCTAGTCTACGCTAGAAACTGTCCTTATTCGCAAAAAATTTAACCACAAATATAGACGGCCCCTTACTAGCAAAGTTGGGGCAGATTGCGGAATTAGATTGTCTGATTACAGAGCTAATAGAGTTTGCCGTGCTCACAGTTGCTTAGTGAGTTTGCTAAGTCTCATGAGCAACAGCCAATTGTGTGGCGCGATATTAGAAAAATATGTCCAACTTCAGTTGAATGACAATATTTCTCGGTAATGCGCACacaaatctctttttaaaaaacacggGAACCTTAtggtaattaattaaaaatcaaacataaaacacaaaaaaaaaaaaaaaagtaaagtaaagttaGTTTTAGTAGTTCAGAACAGTTTAGTTATAACTAGTTCCTGCTATTAAGACTTGCTTTACAATTCATCTTTTCAcatcataaaatttaattgtaacGTATTAATACTTTTGTGCTATGGAAGTCCCAGGCTATCTAATTTCGCAGATTTATTGAACACCCATAGAAATACGAATAGAGAGAAATTACTTTCTCTAACACGTTGATCcaaaaaaaagacgcaaatTGTCCATCAGGAATGTTCCATGCATTAATCTCCTAGATTTGTTATGCTTTGCAACGACAATGTTCGGGATTTGGGTGATGGCTCTTTCATATGACAAAATGGAATTATTGTGTTCCAGGAcccaggaaaaaaattcaaataaatcataTACACGCACACACAGGAAAACAAgtagataaaataaaaaagaatcaactAATGACAGAGACCTGCCTTGGCTGCGAAACAACTTTTTAAGAAACGTAGAATGAGCTACGgatgttatttgtttaatctgctgatgggaaaaaaaaaaaactctaacTTGTAGGGTGCTAATTTAGTCTTCCAAATTCCTAAAGGCCTGTTGCATTTGCTCGTGCAGTTCGTCGTAGTCTTGCTTGATTTTGGCTTCTCCGTCCTTGACCGGATCCTATTTCAAGATTAGAAAACagcatttaaaatatttttgccgAACTCGAGAAAATAGAACCCACCTTGAATTTCATTGAAGAAAGTTGATATAGGATATTGCCCATGGACTCGCGAATCGTTCCCCATGTGATCTTGTTATCTGATTGGGCAGTTGACTCGACAGCATGTCTAGCCATGTCGTAGAAACCCACCATGTTTCGGAGCATGCCCACGGTTTTGTAGAAAGGACAGAAACGATCGTAAGCAGAGTATCTGTAAAGAGAGTTGCAGGTTAAAATAGTGCTAAGAAGTTAATCAGCGAATAAACAGTTTCCGTACCCGTTTTGCTGAAGGAAATCATCCTTTAGCAATTTCGCAACTTCAAGAGTGATCTTATCGGTTTCGGCAAGAGAAGCTTTGCCGACAAGTTGCACGATTTCGGaaagatcttcttcttcttgcagaATCTCCTTGACCTTAGTACGAAGAGGTACAAACTCGGGGAAATGACGTTCGTAGTGGTCATCCAGAGCACGCATGTACTTACTGCAAACGATTCATatcaatgatttaaaaaaaaagaattctatTCATTCTATAGCAAAAGATTTACCTGTATGAGATAAGCCAGTTGACGGAAGGAAAGTGTTTACGCTGGGCCAATTTCTTGTCAAGACCCCAAAACACCTGTACGATACCCAGTGTTGCGGAGGTGACGGGATCGGAAAAGTCACCACCAGGAGGGGACACGGCACCGACAATGGAGACAGAGCCCTCACGTTCAGGACTACCTTGGCATTTGACACGACCAGCACGCTCGTAGAAGGAAGCCAAACGAGCTCCCAAGTATGCAGGATAACCACTGTTAAATCACACCAACAAATACATTGCAGATCACAACGTCATGTCAACATGATgagtaacaaaacaaacctGTCAGCAGGCATCTCAGCGAGACGACCAGAAATCTCACGAAGAGCCTCGGCCCAACGAGATGTAGAATCAGCCATCATGGAGACGTTGTAACCCATGTCACGGAAATATTCAGACAAGGTGATACCTAACGGATAACAATTCCAAAAgagaacattaaaaaataacgaataatGAGAAGTAGTTGTTAAAGATTATGTTACCAGTGTAGATGGAAGCTTCACGAGCAGCGACAGGCATATTTGAGGTGTTGGCTACTAGGGAAGTACGCTTCATGATGGATTCAGTAATGCCATCAACCTCACAGGTCAGCTCAGGGAAGTCTCGCAACACCTCAGACATTTCGTTACCACGCTCACCGCAACCGACGTAGATAATGACGTCTGAGTTAGAGTACTTGGACAATGACTGCGAAATGACAGTTTTGCCACAACCGAAAGCGCCCGGAATTGCAGTTGTTCCGCCTTGAACGCAACTGCGCAACGACAAAAATTGCTTaggattaataataataatttaaaaaaagtaatacaaCAATTATTTACGGGAAAAGGGCATCCAACACACGCTGTCCAGTCAAAAGAGGATAATTGGCCGGAAGCTTTTCAACAACTGGACGCGGCTGACGGACAGGCCATACCTatttaaagaacaaaatatCTGTAGTAATTCGTTTAAAGACTGCACATCAAAATCAGATCTTACCTGCAACATGGTATAGTCGGTTTTTTCGCCATCAAATTCAATCTGCAAAATTTTATCAGTGACGCGGTAGTGTCCAGGAGAAGCGACCCAGGTGACAGTACCCCTAGCACGAGGAGGGAGCATCATTTTATGTTTAACCATCCTATTTTCGAAAACCGTTCCGTAGATATCGCCTCCAGTCACGTGACTTCCAATCTATCAGagtaaatatatttattttttctaaagtAACAGTAATATGATTGCGTTTAGTTACCCTAATGTTGGCGGGCTTGAAATCCCATTCTGCAGTGACACTCAAAGCAGGAGTGTTAACACCGCGGGGAATGTAGATACTTTGGGTAAGTTCGTTGATGTCTTTCAGGGGACGTTGGATGCCGTCAAAGATAGATTCCATGATACCAGGACCGAGTTCCACAGACAAGGGCTTACCCGTTCTTAGTACGGGGTCTCCTACTGTGACACCAGAGG
This DNA window, taken from Daphnia pulex isolate KAP4 chromosome 2, ASM2113471v1, encodes the following:
- the LOC124210452 gene encoding presenilin-1-like, with protein sequence MSSPRSSTSSNPPENGASLIPNERVPSRSNTNPALQERQQIPRELSRNPVDQDELEDEEELKYGAAHVIKLFVPVSLCMMVVVATISSVTYYTQKGIYLVYTPFHEDSPDTGTKVWNAVANAAILLGVIVVMTVFLIMLYKYRCYKIIHGWLIMSSLMLLFIFAYLYLGEVLRTYNIPLDYISLLFIMWNFGVVGMIAIHWKAPLQLQQAYLIFVAALMALVFIKYLPEWTTWVVLGVISIWDLVAVLSPRGPLRILVETAQSRNEPLFPALIYSSTVAYMAVMATDQSSTSNSTSNNETAANGPRSPTDGGFTPAWSQEAEQRTEARRHRVQAAAAEAPRAAPQPQPVTEEIDDDEEERGIKLGLGDFIFYSVLVGKASSYGDWNTTIACFVAILIGLCLTLLLLAIFRKALPALPISITFGLVFYFATSKLVAPFADSLTAQQVFI
- the LOC124210450 gene encoding V-type proton ATPase catalytic subunit A is translated as MAGAMDRASKLPKLEDEEKESNYGYVYAVSGPVVTAQKMSGSAMYELVRVGYSELVGEIIRLEGDMATIQVYEETSGVTVGDPVLRTGKPLSVELGPGIMESIFDGIQRPLKDINELTQSIYIPRGVNTPALSVTAEWDFKPANIRIGSHVTGGDIYGTVFENRMVKHKMMLPPRARGTVTWVASPGHYRVTDKILQIEFDGEKTDYTMLQVWPVRQPRPVVEKLPANYPLLTGQRVLDALFPCVQGGTTAIPGAFGCGKTVISQSLSKYSNSDVIIYVGCGERGNEMSEVLRDFPELTCEVDGITESIMKRTSLVANTSNMPVAAREASIYTGITLSEYFRDMGYNVSMMADSTSRWAEALREISGRLAEMPADSGYPAYLGARLASFYERAGRVKCQGSPEREGSVSIVGAVSPPGGDFSDPVTSATLGIVQVFWGLDKKLAQRKHFPSVNWLISYSKYMRALDDHYERHFPEFVPLRTKVKEILQEEEDLSEIVQLVGKASLAETDKITLEVAKLLKDDFLQQNGYSAYDRFCPFYKTVGMLRNMVGFYDMARHAVESTAQSDNKITWGTIRESMGNILYQLSSMKFKDPVKDGEAKIKQDYDELHEQMQQAFRNLED